In Sphingomonas sp. KC8, the sequence CACCAAGACCGCGAATATTGATGTTCGTCTGTCGCGCGTTGGTTGATGTAATTTGAAGGCTGGGCGCCAGTTGCGCTACTTGCGCAAGCCCCACAGTGCCCGGAACGGAGACCTGCGCGTCGTTCAGCGCGGTAAGGGCAATCGGCACATCCTGTGCACGCTCAGTACGCCGACGCGCGGTCACGAGAATGGTGTCGCCGTCATCTGCGGCCGTGCGCGCCTCCGGCACTGCCGGTTGTGCTTGCGCCATGGCCGATGGTGCCTGGATGGCCGCCAAGGCCACACCAGCAGTCAGCAACGCTGCGTTTCGTCGTGCTATCATCCTCGGATTTCCTTATATGCTGCATAACGCGCTTATTTTTGATCCGGTCATGCCGGCATCGTTAACGCATCATGGGCGCGCCCCTTGTGACAAGCGGCGCGACTGGTTCGATGGAGCCATCTTTCTTAATAAGACTCGCAAATGGCCGATGAAGCGGCCAGCCTTGGCGATGGGCGAATATTACTAATTTATATCAATATTTTACCCTGGATTTTGAAGAGGCCCTCACTTAATCCGATCCATTCTCTACTGTAAAAATAGATTTAATCGGGACCGGCGAAGCTCTGCTGGTTTACGTAAGCGACGCCGATCATGCTGTTCTCGCGCGCGCTCGAAAATGCGGGGCTCCGCACTAGGGAAACCGGGCGGAAAGCCCTATGATCAACGAATGTCACCCCCTCTGCCCATCGCTCTGAATGTCCGCAGCTACGGCCGGGATAGTGGCGCGGACCGACACGACTTTGCGCAGCTGGTGCTCCCGCTTGCAGGATCACTCGCGATCGATATCGCAGGACGGGAGGGACGGCTCGACCCATGTCAGGCGGCCTTTGTCGATCGCGACACCCGCCACTCGCAGGCCAGCGACAAGCCAAATCGATCGCTGATCCTTGATTTCGATCCGGCCACCATTGCACCCGAAGTCGTCGACCGATTGAGCGAGCGTCCGTTCCTGCCGCTCACCCCGGCAGCCGGCAAACTCATCGACTTTATGGGCTTGTTGCTGGCCGATGGCGGCACCCACACCCACACCGTCGAACTGTGGGCGCCGCTGCTGTTCGACGCGCTGGCCAGCGCGCTCCCCGCGCAACGATCCCGATTGGGAATATTGCTCGCCGCGATGGAAGCCCAACCGGGATTCGCATGGACGACGGCGACGATGGCCATGCGTGCAGGCGTCAGCGTTAGCCGGCTTCATGCGTTGTTCCGTGAGGAATTGGATAGCACCCCACGCACTTATCTGTCCCGGATTCGGCTCAGGCACGTCCGTGAAGGACTAGCGCGGTCCGATCACTCGATTGCCAAACTGGCGTTTCGCAATGGTTACGCCGATCAGAGCGCCCTCACCCGTGCCATGCGCCTGGCGACAGGCATGACGCCTGCCGCCTATCGACATCTGGCGCGAGAGACAGTGCACAAAAAGCAATAGTCCGCGTCAAGACTTCACAGCCTTTTCCGGCCAACTGGCACCGCACATCAGGAGGCCAGCGTGACGGACAGTGGCAGGATCTTGGCCGGGATCGGATTTGGCGTCGCGGCCGGCGCGCTATGGGGGCTGGTGTTTATTGCACCGGAACTGGTTCGCACCTTCACGCCGCTCCAGCTTTCGGCTGGTCGTTATCTCGCTTATGGCCTGTTCGCGACAGTTCTTGTCGCGCCCCGCTGGCGGGAACTTACCGTCCGGCTCGGCCGGTCCGAATGGCGGGCGCTCGCATGGCTCAGCCTGCTCGGCAATATCCTATATTACGTCCTGCTCGCCAGCGCAGTGCAACTGGGCGGCGTCGCAATAACGTCCCTCGTCATAGGGTTTTTGCCGATCGCGATCACAATCATCGGCAGCCGGGATCGGAACGCCGTACCGCTGCACAAGCTGATCCCCTCATTACTGATGAGCGCGGCGGCGATCCTGTGCATCGGATGGGAAGCACTGGGCGCAACAGCCACCGGCGCCCAGACCGCACGCATCGCGGGATTTCTGTGCGCGGTTGGCGCCCTGCTGTCGTGGACAGCATATGCTGTCGGCAACAGCCGCTGTCTTGCCCGCCTAGACCATCTGTCCGCGCATGACTGGAACCTGCTGGTCGGTGTGATGACAGGAGCGCAGGCACTGCTGCTTGTGCCGCCAGCGTTGCTGATCGGCACCACCAGTCACAGCCTCCCTGAATGGCTCCAGTTCGCGGCCGTCGCCGCAGGCATCGCAATCTTTGCATCCATTATCGGCAACGCCTTGTGGAACCGGATGAGCCGACTGCTCCCGCTCACCCTTGCCGGGCAGATGATCCTGTTCGAAACGCTATTCGCACTGCTTTATGGCTTCCTGTGGGAACAGCGCCTGCCCACCGTTGGCGAAGCGATCGCAATCGTCCTGGTCGCAGCAAGCGTGCTATCCTGCGTCTCCGCCCATCGTCTCCGTCCCCCACACCCACCTTCCGATCAAAGGGAATGTGCTGGTGGACCGCCCCGATCCGGTCAGGCCTGATCGGGGCTGCTCAAAAATCCCATTCCGTCGTCAGCGCCGCCGCTTGACGAGCCGCAACGTCGGCCAGTCGCCCCGAACGATGCTGTCCGCCAGCCGCATCCCCTGTCGGCGATAAGCCGCCGCCACGCGATCGGCCTGCGTATCCAACAGGCCTGCCAGGATCAGCGATCCGCCCGGCAGCAATGATCCAGCCAGCACCGGGGCCAGTTCGATCAACGGCCCCGCCAGAATGTTCGCAATGACCAGATCATAGGGCGACCGCGCGTGCAGCCGCGGGTGAGCGAGGCCGGCAGCCGTAATCAGTTCGACGCGACTGGAAAGCCGGCCGACCCGATCCTGCCCCGCCGGAATGCCGTTCACGATGGCATTTTCTTCCGTCACCTCGATTGCCACCGGATCGATATCCGAAGCCGCGATCCGCGCGCGCGGCCACACCGCGCCGGCGGCGAACGCAAGCAACCCTGTGCCCGTGCCGACATCGACAATATCGGTGAAACGCAGGCCGTTGCGCTTCATGCGATCGATCATCAGCAGACAGCCGGTCGTTGTTTCGTGATGGCCGGTGCCAAAGGCCCGGCCAGCCTCGATGGTGAAAGCGATCGTGCCA encodes:
- a CDS encoding DMT family transporter, which encodes MTDSGRILAGIGFGVAAGALWGLVFIAPELVRTFTPLQLSAGRYLAYGLFATVLVAPRWRELTVRLGRSEWRALAWLSLLGNILYYVLLASAVQLGGVAITSLVIGFLPIAITIIGSRDRNAVPLHKLIPSLLMSAAAILCIGWEALGATATGAQTARIAGFLCAVGALLSWTAYAVGNSRCLARLDHLSAHDWNLLVGVMTGAQALLLVPPALLIGTTSHSLPEWLQFAAVAAGIAIFASIIGNALWNRMSRLLPLTLAGQMILFETLFALLYGFLWEQRLPTVGEAIAIVLVAASVLSCVSAHRLRPPHPPSDQRECAGGPPRSGQA
- a CDS encoding 50S ribosomal protein L11 methyltransferase, whose translation is MSAKPPKKRGSEPKGDGVTGFPFDAAREGSWKLTLPCTKSEAEALAEDVPALAMLDPSPTVMTSEPDPTKPDVWQMDAYFENRPDAELIGIIRSLAPSAADQEPVIEHIAEQDWVTLSQAGLEPIRAGRFYVRTPASTDPVPDGTIAFTIEAGRAFGTGHHETTTGCLLMIDRMKRNGLRFTDIVDVGTGTGLLAFAAGAVWPRARIAASDIDPVAIEVTEENAIVNGIPAGQDRVGRLSSRVELITAAGLAHPRLHARSPYDLVIANILAGPLIELAPVLAGSLLPGGSLILAGLLDTQADRVAAAYRRQGMRLADSIVRGDWPTLRLVKRRR
- a CDS encoding AraC family transcriptional regulator, which translates into the protein MRGSALGKPGGKPYDQRMSPPLPIALNVRSYGRDSGADRHDFAQLVLPLAGSLAIDIAGREGRLDPCQAAFVDRDTRHSQASDKPNRSLILDFDPATIAPEVVDRLSERPFLPLTPAAGKLIDFMGLLLADGGTHTHTVELWAPLLFDALASALPAQRSRLGILLAAMEAQPGFAWTTATMAMRAGVSVSRLHALFREELDSTPRTYLSRIRLRHVREGLARSDHSIAKLAFRNGYADQSALTRAMRLATGMTPAAYRHLARETVHKKQ